The following coding sequences lie in one Cyanobacteria bacterium QS_8_64_29 genomic window:
- a CDS encoding sugar ABC transporter permease: MPTNSPISRLLGWGVLSLGVAIALLPLAVPLLTSLAPAGTPAAQAVWPQQWTLANYRQAWQQGAFALAFANSTLVALAVTGLQIATSALAGYALARLRFRGRQTLLLVVLATLVVPFQILVVPVFLVLKWGNLLDTYAALILPTAANGFSIFLMRQYFMTVPVALEEAAALDGANRLQIVGRIMLPLARPALVALFVFTFIGEWNDLFKPLVFTTRPELTTVQLALAQFQQRFTSDWPLLMAAAAIATAPVVGVFLLAQRQVARGIGTTGIKY; this comes from the coding sequence ATGCCCACTAACTCGCCAATTAGCCGGCTGTTGGGGTGGGGGGTGCTGTCGCTAGGGGTAGCGATCGCGCTGCTGCCGCTGGCCGTGCCGCTGCTGACCTCGCTGGCACCGGCCGGGACCCCAGCCGCCCAGGCCGTTTGGCCCCAACAGTGGACGCTGGCCAACTACCGCCAGGCTTGGCAGCAAGGGGCGTTTGCTCTGGCATTTGCCAACTCAACCCTGGTGGCGCTGGCCGTTACGGGCCTGCAAATTGCCACCTCGGCGCTAGCCGGCTATGCCCTGGCCCGCTTGCGCTTTCGCGGCCGCCAGACTCTGCTGCTGGTGGTGCTGGCAACCTTGGTGGTGCCGTTCCAAATTTTGGTTGTTCCGGTGTTTTTGGTTCTCAAATGGGGCAACCTGCTCGATACCTATGCCGCTCTCATCCTGCCCACGGCTGCTAACGGCTTTAGCATTTTTTTGATGCGGCAGTACTTTATGACCGTCCCGGTGGCGCTGGAAGAGGCGGCGGCGCTCGATGGCGCCAACCGCCTGCAAATCGTGGGGCGCATCATGCTGCCGCTGGCGCGGCCCGCGCTAGTGGCGCTGTTCGTGTTTACCTTTATTGGCGAGTGGAACGACCTGTTCAAGCCGCTGGTGTTTACCACTCGCCCCGAGCTCACCACCGTCCAGTTGGCGCTGGCGCAGTTTCAGCAGCGCTTTACCAGCGATTGGCCGCTGCTCATGGCGGCTGCCGCGATCGCGACAGCTCCTGTGGTGGGCGTGTTTTTGCTCGCCCAGCGGCAGGTGGCGCGCGGCATTGGCACCACCGGTATCAAGTACTGA
- a CDS encoding aldehyde oxygenase (deformylating) — MAEAAVSQLDYTSATYKDAYSRINAIVIEGEREAQDNYIQLAELLPDHQEELQRLSKMEKRHKKGFEACGRNLEVTPDMAFARQFFAQLHDNFQQAWSEGKVVTCLLIQSLIVESFAISAYNIYIPVADPFARKITEGVVEDEYTHLNFGEQWLQQNFESAKDELEQANRENLPLVWQMLNQVEDDARTLGMEKDALVEEFMIAYGEALGNIGFSTREVMKLSAYGLKGA, encoded by the coding sequence ATGGCAGAGGCTGCAGTGAGCCAGCTGGACTATACCAGCGCAACCTACAAGGATGCCTACAGCCGCATCAACGCCATCGTCATCGAAGGCGAACGGGAAGCCCAGGACAACTACATCCAGCTAGCCGAGCTTTTGCCGGACCATCAGGAGGAGCTGCAACGCCTCTCCAAAATGGAGAAGCGCCACAAAAAGGGATTTGAAGCCTGCGGGCGCAACCTTGAGGTCACCCCCGATATGGCGTTTGCCCGCCAGTTTTTTGCCCAGCTCCATGACAACTTCCAGCAAGCTTGGAGCGAGGGCAAAGTTGTGACTTGCCTGCTGATTCAATCGCTGATCGTCGAGAGCTTTGCCATCTCGGCTTACAACATCTACATTCCCGTTGCCGACCCCTTCGCCCGCAAGATTACCGAAGGCGTCGTCGAGGATGAGTACACCCATCTCAACTTTGGCGAGCAGTGGTTGCAGCAAAACTTTGAGAGCGCCAAAGACGAGCTAGAGCAAGCCAATCGCGAAAACCTGCCCCTGGTTTGGCAGATGCTTAATCAGGTGGAGGACGACGCGCGGACCCTGGGCATGGAAAAAGATGCCTTGGTCGAGGAGTTTATGATTGCCTACGGCGAAGCACTGGGCAACATCGGCTTTAGCACGCGCGAGGTGATGAAACTGTCGGCCTACGGCCTTAAAGGGGCCTAA